The window GCGGTCTCCTTGGAGCTGCGGCAGCGGTCGAAGGTACGCAGGGACAGGCCGACCGCGTCAGCTGTGAGGACGACCAGGCCTCTCCTACGAAGGCCCAGCAGGCGCTGTCGGAGCGGTGCAGCGTGATTCACCGGATCGCGGCTGACCACTCGCCGTTCCTGTCGAAGCCGGTGGAACACGCGGCTCCCGCTGCCCGGTGCGAGCCAGCAGAGTGTGGCGTTTTGTGGGCAGTGGGTTCTATGCCTCTTGTTGATCACCCTGTTGCAGGTCAGGACTTGTGCCGTGAAGATCGGCAGGAGCCTTGATCAGTGCGCCGTCACGTTGGCCGTGATCAGTCGGAGCAGTTCCTTGGCTGCGGTGTCCTGCTCGGCCGTCAGGCCCATCGCCTTGCCGATCGCGACAGGGACCGTGCGGGCCTTGTCCTGCAGCTTGACGCCGGTTTCGGTGAGGCGGACAGCCACTGAACGTTCGTCCTCGGGGCGTCGCTCGCGTCGCAGCAGGCCCCCTGCTTCGAGGCGCTTGAGGAGCGGTGACAGTGTGCTGGACTCCAAGTGGAGGGCTGCCCCCAGGTCGCTCACGGAGATCGAGTCCTGCTCCCAGAGGACCAGCATCACCAGGTACTGCGGGTAGGTCAGATCGAGCGTATCCAGCAGCGGCCGGTAGCGGGTCGTGACCGCCCGGGAGGCGGCGTACAGGGCGAAGCAGAGCTGGTCGTCCAGGAGGAGTGACCCCTCGGTCGGTTCTGCGGCGGTTTGCCTCACGACGCGGCTCCTGGTGTCTTTGCTGATCATCAATGTCCTCCACCTTATCGTTCGAGTCTCTCTCGATTCTATCGAGCCCAAAACGATCGACCACTAAATAGTTGTGCACGATCTAATCGCGAGCTACTCTTCTTGTCGTGCCACCGTTCCTGACCGGGACTGCCGTCAGGAGTGTGTCCGCGGCACTCGAACCAGGAGGACGCTATGACTGACCCCGCCGCTGCCCGTCCCGTGCTCGAACCCGCCGCCCAGGCCTTCGCCGAGGCCACCGCCAACCCGCCGTACCTGTTCGACCTCGGGCCCGTCGAGGGCCGCAAGACCGTTGACGACGTCCAGTCCGGTGACATCGCCAAGCCGGACGTCGACGAGGAGTGGGTCACCGTTCCCGGCGGCCCCACCGGCCAGGTTCGCGCCCGTATCGTCCGCCCCGCCGGAGCCACCGGCGTTCTCCCCGTGGTCATCTACATCCATGGCGCGGGCTGGGTGTTCGGCAACGCCCACACGCACGACCGCCTTGTGCGCGAACTCGCCGTAGGAACGGGCGCGGCCGTGGTCTTCCCCGAGTACGACCTCTCGCCCGAGGCCCGCTACCCGGTCGCCATCGAGCAGAACTACGCCGTCGCCCGCTGGATCGTCACCGACGGTGCCGCCAAGGGCCTCGACGCCTCTCGTATCGCCGTGGCCGGCGACTCGGTCGGCGGCAACATGAGCGCCGCGCTCACCCTCATGGCCAAGGAACGAGGAGACGTGCCGCTGGTGCAGCAGGTGCTGTTCTACCCGGTCACCGACGCGGCCTTCGACACACCCTCCTACCACCAGTTCGCCGAGGGGTACTTCCTGCGCCGAGACGCCATGCAGTGGTTCTGGGACCAGTACGCGTCCGACGAGAAGCAGCGCGCCGAGATCACCGCGAGCCCTCTGCGCGCCTCGGTCGAGCAGCTGCGCGATCTGCCCCCGGCCCTCGTCATCACCGCCGAGGCCGACGTCCTGCGTGACGAGGGCGAGGCCTACGCCAACCAGCTCCGCCAGGCGGGTGTGCCCGTCACCGCGGTCCGCTACCAGGGGATCATCCACGACTTCGTGATGCTCAACGCCCTGCGCGAAACCCATGCGGCCGAGGCCGCCATCAACCAGGCCGTCGCAACCCTGCGCACGGCCCTTCACTCAGGCTGAACTCTCCTGCGTCAGGCTCCGTTCCAGGAATGAAGCGGAGCCTGACGGGCGCCGTGCTGCCGACCCGCGGGCCAGGTCTGCGACCGCACGTCGCGGCCCCTGGTACCCGACCGGGAGCACCGCGCCGAATCCGCACCCGTAGAACCGCCGCGACCCGTTGCCTGCGGCGCAACGTCGAAAGCATCGGTGTGACAGTGACCAATACGCCGCCGAGGCACGTCATCACGCGAACCGTGTCATTGAGGACTCCATGCGGCGGTGGGACGAGCGCGAGGATCTGCAGGAGCCGGGCGACGCCACGGCCGGCGAACACCCCGGCCATCTCCATCAGGTGCTGCAGCAGCGGGCTGCGGCGCTGGCAGCGCGCCGTCAGCCCCTCGATCCAACCATCCTGGGGAGGCCGTGGTGGCTTGTGCCGGCCGAGCGGACGCGTGACGTGATTCGCCAAAGGCCTTCTCTCCCTTGAGCGGCACCCTGAAGAAGGCTCACTGCCTGGGGGCACCCCACCATGTCCCGTGGTGGCGCCAGACGCGGTTCCATTCTTCGTCGGTTGCGTTATCGGGCACTGCCATGAGCATCGACTTCACTTCGGCATACACATGTTTGGCCTGGGCCGCGGTCAGGTGCCGGCAGTTCCACAGCAGCCGCGCCATCTCGGCCGTCAGAGGATCGTCCGGCCACGAAGGCTGGGGGAGCGCGATCTGGGTGATGGCGGCGAGGTCTGCGGGTGGGATGCCGAGGGTGGTGGCGAAGCCCGCAACCCGCTGGGGGGTCAGCGGTACGCGTCCTCGGCCGATGCCGTGGATCGTGGAGGCGGCCAGGTACACGCGTCCATCCGTGAGCACGGCCAGGGCTTTGGCTGCAGCGCTCACGGAGTACAGGTTCCGGTTGACGCACAGCAGGTTGACGAGCAACGCACCAGCGCTCCAATGGTGCTGGCTGTAGGGACGCGGCAGGTCTCCCGGGTGGTCGCGCGGTTCTCGAGGCAGCTGATCGACCAGCCGGTGGACACGGGTTCTGTCGTCCGGCGGCAGTGCCATCGTGATCCGGACGAGGCCTGCGATGTCGGATCCGGCTGCCGGATGACCGGGCCTGAGGGCGGCCGGCGCTGGAACGTTGGCGATTGCGTAGAGGTCGGCGGCGTGGAAGCCGAGTGCGGGGGCGAGGGCGTCGAGTTGCGACGTCAGCGGCGGCGCGCCTTCTGACAGGGAGCGGAGGTCGTCCTCGGGGATGCCGGACTCCGAGGCCAGCCATGCGACATCCACCCGACGGTGATTCAGCAGTCGAGTCAAGAGCACTCCAAAGCCAGGATGATGCTCCACGGCAAGCCCTCCTACCTTCTGGGATATTGACCAGTTGGGGTGACAGCCAAGCGACGCCCCAGTAGACGGGTTTCGGCAAAGAAGAACTGTCTCCACCAGAGGCTTCGTGTGCTTGTCTATCCGTCCGTGCGGGATGGGTCCAGCTCCTGCCCTGCGGCTCCTCGCTGGGGGTTTTGCGGGAACACTGCCGGTCGCCGGGGTATCCGGTAGCAGCGCTTGGAGCTGGCCGGCTCGATCTGTGGATGGGAGGAGCCCACGCATTGGCGCCCCGGGCACGTCGTCGTTTCTCGTAGGGGGCAGATGTCGGTCGGCTGGCGATCTTCAACTGGTGTGGGGAGTGTGGTGGCTGAGAGTGTGCCAGCGACGCTCGAAGGCATCCAGGTGGGCTGTGAGGTCGTGGGTGGTGAGGCGCTGGTTGTACTGGCCGGTTACGCCGCGCTGGGCTTGTCGCGGTTTCCCTGGAACCGCACACCTCCCAGGTATGAGCAGCCCGAATGGGCGTCTGTTCCCCGGGGCTGGGGTGGCCGCCGCGGAGTAACGCCCGCTAGGACCGCGTCGCCCTCCCGCACTTCTCCCCAGCGGACGCGCCCTGAGCGACCGGCGCGCTGCGGTCGTACGGGTCGATCTCCGTGCCGGACTCGTCCGCTCGGCGGTCTGTGCCGAAGGGAGGCGTGAAGTAGCCCGTGGGGGCGCCGCAGCCGCCGTTGGTGACGTCGTACTTGTACGAGACGACCGAGAAGGTGCCCGGCGCGGTGATCACCTTGTCAGGGTTGTCCCAGCTCAGGACCAGTTCACGCCGGACGATCGTGCGCACGATCTCGTCGTCGCCGGCGTCCGCGCGGATGACTGGGTAGACGAAGGTGACGTCGGCGGTCACCTGGAGCGCGCCGCGCTCGCCCTCACGGTAGGTGAGCCGACCCCGGGTCTTCACGACGTCGCCGACCAGATGGGTGTCGGAGGGCTGGAAGCGGCTGAAGAGGAGGAGGGGGTCGTTCTGCTCGGTCGGGGTGCGAAAAGCGGTCTTCAGAAGGTCTTGGACGTCCTTCTGGTGCGGGTTGATCAGTGCGATCGCTGCCGCCGGGTGCTCGCCACGCAGCACCCGGCGGTCCAGGCCGGACGCGACAAGGAAGTCTCGGCTGCGGGCCAGGGCCTGCTCGACCTCGCCCGCGCTCATCCAGCCGACCGCCTCGGCCTTCGGCACGGTGATCCCCGCGGCTCCGCTCGCCCATCTCGCCGCCGGCGATCCGCGGAACGGCTCCTCCACGGTGGGGCGTTGGGCCTCCTCCGCCGGGGGTGCCTGGGTCGGCCGGGCGGTCTCGGCGGCCAGCGGCGGGGAGTCATCGTCGGCGAACAAGTCCACTATCCGCCCCGGCGCGAGCGCCACCACCAGCAGCACCAGCGAGGCCAGCAGCCCGACCACGTACCAGCCCGTGCGCCGCCTGGGCCGCGCGGGCGTGTAGCTGCGCCAACCCTCCACGCCCCGGCCGGGTTCCGCGCGCAGCCGCTTGGTTACCTCGCGGGCCCGCGCCGACGGCTCCTTGGGCGCCTCGGCGGCACCTGCCGCCGACTCGCGCAGAAACCGCTCCCACTCCTCATCGGACCTGGACGAGCCGTCCGGCTCCGTACCCGCGCCCATCCCCAACCCCTTGGCAATCAGCAGACCGCGGCCCAACTCCCCTGGGACGCGTCCGCATCATGACACAGAGCACTGACAGCGACCCCAGTTGGGCGGCGGTGTGACCCGCGGCCATCGCAAGATCTTCAGTCTTCACCCACCTGATGATCAACGATGGCCGTACCGGTCAATCAGCCGGTATTGAGCACCGAAGAGGCCGTAGCCTTGGACCTGTGCATATGCGCTTCCGAGGCATGCCGGGGCGATCGTCCGCTGCACGTCCGACGCGCCGCCTCGCACGTTGTGCTGTCGCGAGGACGGCCTGGACGAGGGCGGTGATGCGGGTGGTGCTGCACCGCAGCTTGCGCAGGAGACGCCAGGTTTTCAGGGCGGCCACGGCCTGTTCGCCGGGCGCCCGGACCTTCGCATGGGACCGGTTGGCGGCCTGCTGGCCTGTTGACAGCTTGTCCCAACGGCCGCGGTAGGGAACCCGCACGGTGCCGCCGGCACCCTGGTAACCCTTGTCGGCCCAGCAGCGGATGCCGGCCTCGGTCAACGCCTGGATGATGCCGTGGGTACGGGCAGCGCGGAGTCGTGCACCGCGCCGGGCAGCGCGGGTGAGGCCCACAGCAGCCTCCCGAAGGGATCGGCGATGACCTGGACGTTCATCCCGTCCCTTTTGTGCTTGCCGGAGTAGTGCGGCCGGTCGGCTGCGATGCGGTCGATGGGCAGCAGCGTCCCGTCCAGGATCAGATACGCCTTCCGTGCCGCTGCGCGGGCAGCGATGGCGAGGTCGGGTGCCAAGGCCGCCAGGATCTCGACGGCCTCGGCCACGTACCGGTAGACCGTGGTGGTTCCGATGCCGAAACCGGCCGCGAGCTGCGCGTACGTGTGGCCGCACCGCAGGTGGGCCAGCACGAGCACGGCCTGCCGGTCGGCCGGAAGCACACGAAGCTCCGGGCAGACAGGCTGCTCTTGGTCGACAACCCTCTACCAGGGGCTTCACCTTGTCCGCACACGGCGCCCACACCAACGACCGGCCTGCTGAGCCAAGTTGCAACCGGCTCAGCGGCAGAGTGGCCGGTTGCACCCGCCAGCCTTGCGCGTCGGGCTTTGCTGGGATCATGCAACGTTCATCAGCGCCTGCCCGGGCTTCGCCGGTCGGCGCGAGCGGGTCACTGTCCTTGGCGATGCCACACTGACCGGACTGCGGCGCCTGATCCAGACGGTCATGCCAACGCGAGCTGTGCAGGCCGCACCCAGTGTCGCCGTTCGCTGCTCGGTCGGTTCGCAGCCCGAGCTGGTCGTGCTCAGGCGGCCGTTTCACCGGCCTCGAGGACGGCCTCGACGTCGACCATGACATCGACCATGGGACTGACGACCACTCCGCCGCGGTCGACCACGTCGTTCCAACTCACCCCGAAGTCATGTCGATTGATACGCGTCGTGGCCACGAAGCCGGCGCGCAGCCTGGGCCCGAGGTCCCGCCCCTCCTCCCACCAAGGGGTATTCCACTGTCCCAAATATGTGACGTCGAAGGTCACGGGGCGCGTCACGCCACGTACCGTGAGATCTCCGGTGACCTCGAACTCGGTTCCGCTCACCTGGTGAATGCGCGACCCGACAAACGTCCACGTCGGGTGGTGCTCGACGTCGAAGAAATCGGCACTGCGGAGGTGGGCGTCGCGCTGGGGCTGACCGGTGTACACCTGGGTTGCGTCGACCGTCGCCTCGACGCGGGCCTTCTCCGGCTCGTCGGGATCGACCTCCAGCACGCCGTGCACGTTCTTGAGCTGCCCGCGCACGTAGCTGACCATCATGTGCCTGGCGCGGAACTCCGCCGCGGTATGACCGGGCTCGAAGAACCATTTGGTCCTGGCCATGTGCGCCCCTGACGGAATTACCCCTTCAACCAAGGTAGGTCCGATGGCCGGTCACGGAGCGCGTACGGCAGTGGTGGGGCCGACGTGCTCGTGGTGCGTCACCGGTCTTCGTTCACGCCCTCGGCGATGAGGGAGACGCCGATGCCCAGCATCCAAACGTCCTTGGCCAGCGCGATTCCCTGCTCCGTCGGGCGCAGGCTGCCTTCCCGCCGCATCCCCGGCGTCCGCAGGTAGAGCCCGAGGGTGCCAACAGAGAATGCGGTCAACGCAACCCCGGCGACAGCGGCAGGGATGACCGGCAGGAGCAATGAGGTGGCAACGGCGAGCTCCCCGGCGGAGAGCAGCCGAACGAACCTCTGGGCGTCGAGCTTGCCCAGGAACGGGTAGGTAGTGGCGGCGAACTGCTGCAGCCTTTCAGCGGTGGCCTCGTCCGTTCCGCGTTTCGACAGTGCGGAGTTGAGGAAGAACGTGCCGACCGTGAGCCTGAGCGGCAGTTGCCGTGCTGTGGAACGCCATGCTGAACCTGATGCCATGCCGAACCTCCCAAGATTCACCTCACATACCACCCTGCCATCCGCCAGAAACATGTCAAACGGGGACCAAACACATCTTGTCGGTCCCGGAGCCTTGATCAGGTCAGTGCAGGCGAAGCTGCCAGTCCGCCGGGACCTTGCCACGCGGCCCCGGGGTCGGCTGCGAGGCCGGGTGCGAGGCGGGCGGTGCCAGGGGCGGACCCTCGTCGTCCTGCTCGGTCTCGATGTTCCAGAACCAGGACTCGCCGGGCTCGAAGCTCGTCAGGAAGGGGTGCCCGGCCTCCCGGGCATGCTTCGTGCCGTGCTGCGAAGGCGAGGAGTCACAGCACCCGATGTGCCCGCACGCCGCGCAGCGCCGCGGGTGAAACCCACCACCCCGGTCCATCGCCTGCCAGGCACGCTACGCACCCGTCCCCACTCGGCTGTGCAGTGGGATCAATACCGGGGATCTGCTCGTGAGCCATGCGCTGCGCCTCCCTGGCGAGGCTTCGCTCAGATGCCGTTTCGGACGGCGTTTCGGCACTTGGAGCCGAAGTCGAGAGGGTCGAACGTCTTGCTCCAACGTAATCGGCGCAGATCAGGCTCGCAGGCCGTGGAAGCAGCTCGCCCGGGCCGCCAGCGCCGCCCTGCCAGCCCACGAACCCCCCATATAAGCTGTCATGCCTTTTGGCCGGCGGGCTTCTCGAACTCGGTGGTCACCCGTGCCCCTCGGAAGAGCACTGGGAGCCACAGGAGACATGCCAGCAGGGGGACCGCGGCGTAGGTGGCCATGCCCACACTGGAGCCCAGCCCGTCCATGAGCGCGCCGACGACGAGATAGCCGATGCCGATGAGCGCCGACTCCACGAATGCGATCATCGACAGCAGGCTCGCCCGATGGCGCGACGGCACGGCCTCGTTGAACACGTTGTCCACGATCACGGCGGCGATCTCGGGAATCCCGACCAGGACCAGGAACGCGGCGATGGTGACCCAGACAAGGCCGAGGCCGCTCAGGCCGAGCGCCACGGCGAGCGTCATGAGAGACACCGGGACGATGCCCCGATACCCGATGCGCCGGTTCGCGCGGTCCGACAGCAGCGGAGTGAGCCCGCCGGCGAAGAATCCCGCCGATATGACCACGCTGACCAATGCAGTGCCGGCTCCCTGATCGGAGAGGGTCTTCTGCGTGAAAATGATGTACGGCGTCAAAGTCGCATGCATCAATCCGGACACCACGACAAGCGTCACGAGCGCCGGCGTGGCAACCCGAAGCATCGCCCGCCATGCTGTGGCATCGCCGTGCGCCTCCTCGGCTCCGTCCTGCTCGTCCACCGCGTCCGCGCCGCGGATCTCGGGCACCCGTGACATCAGCACCACCACGGCCAGGACGAGGCACGCCGCCGAACCGACGTAGACCACTCCCCAGGAAATCTGCTGCAGTTGGCCGCCTAGGACGATGGCAGCTCCCGAGGTGACCGTCCCGAACATGGTGAACCGGGACTTGATCTTGACGTAGCCGGCCGTTGCACCACGACGCACGAGCAGGTCGTACAGCAGGGCGGTGTCCGAACCGGACACACATGCCATGCCCACGCCCTGCCCGATGAACAACGCCAGGAACACCCAGTAGTTGGAGAACGCCACCTGACCGAGCAGACATCCAGCTATCAGCACCTGGCCGATCACGATGCTGGCACGCCTGCCGATTCGGTCGGCGATGACTCCCGTCGGCAACTCCGCAAGTCCGCTGACCAGGTAGAGCAGTGTCTGAAGGAGGGCCACTTGCCCGGCGGAGAAACCTCGCTGATAAAGGAAAAGGACGAATACGCCACGCTGGAACAGCGAGTTGGCGAGCACGGCGTATACGTAGAACGGGCGCGTGACACTTCGTGCTGCATCGTCGACTACAGACGACCCGCCAAGGACCTCCGTGGTGCCGGTCATGCTGCGGGCTCCCTGGTGACTCCGGTGATCATTGGTGTTCGGCCTCCGCCGCGAACCGGAACCTCCAGTCCATACTTCGCGCAGGATATGAGGCCGACGTCCAAGAGGGCATCTGATATAGGTAGTTGGCGTTCTGGGATGCCTTTGTGACCGGCGACGTTGGTGGTCGTTGCGTGAGGTGTGAGTGCTCGTCGTCCGTATCGCAGTGACGTGTCCGACGCCCGCTGGGCCTTGATCGAACCGGTCTTCACCGCCTGGCGGGCCGGACGATCGGCCCCGGCACGGCGGCCCGGGCACCACCCAGCAGGCCCACGACCTGCTACGCGACCAGACCCGCCGAGCCCACGGCCGCAGCGCTCAGGCCACCGCGGCCGTGGTGAACGCGCAGAGCGTGAAGACCTCGGCAAACGTCGCCGAGACCAGCCAGGGCATCGACGCCGGCAAGAAAATCAAAGGCCGCAAACGGCACCTGACCACCGACACGCTCGGTCTGGTGCCGGCGGCGGCAACGACGTCCGCTCCACCTACACCTGCACTGGGGGGACCAGGAGTTCGAGTCGCTGGGCTGGATGAGCCCACGGCCGTGCGGTACACCATCCCCTCCGGCGTGACGATCCTGGACCTGAAATACCGGGAGAGCGGCTACGACACTGACTTCCCCGGGTCCTTCACCAGCAACGACGCCTTCCTCAACACCCTTTCGACACCAGGTCCCACGCCCTCGGCAAGCAGGCCATCGCGCAGCTGACGTCCTGGCAGAAGTCCAACGGCGTGCTGTACTGCCGGAGGTCTGGCCCTCAGTTCAATTGCACCGAGCGGGTTGAGTTGCCCATGATCATGCGGTCGATCGTGCTGGTGGCGCTGCTGGGGTCGCTCGCGGCGCCGACGGCGGCCAGCAGGGGCACGTAGTGGTCGGCCGTCGGGTGGGCGACCGAGGCGCCGGGCGCCTTGCGCAGGTAGTCGGTGAGGGCATCGACATCGCCCCGCCCGAGTGCGTCGACGGCCCACTCATCGAAGGCTTTGGTGTATGCGGCGAGGTCAGGGCGGCGGAAGACCGCGAAGCTGTGGGTCATGAAGCCCGAGCCGATGACCAGGATGCCTTCGTCGCGCAGGGATCGCAGACGTGCCCCGAACTCGAGCAATGCAGCGGGGTCAAGACTGGGCATCGACAACTGGACGACCGGAACATCGGCCGCGGGATACATGGCCATGAGGGGGATGAACGCGCCGTGGTCGAGACCTCTGTCAGGGTGCTCGTGCACCGTGGTCGCCGGACTGAGCGTGGCCGCGAGCCGACGCGCGAGGTCGGTCGCGTCCGGGGTCGCGTAAGGCAGGGTCTTGTAGCGGGGGTGGAAGCCGCTGAAGTCGTAGTGGAGCGGGGTGCCCGCCGCCGCGCCCGAGATCGCGGCCGGTGCGTCCTCCCAGTGCGCCGAGATGATCACGATGGCTCTCGGTTTGGGCAGGGACTGCGCCCACGTGAACAGGTCGTCGAGCCACTGCGGGTCGTCGAGGGTGAAGGGCGCGCCGTGGCTGATGAACAGGCTCGGCAACGCCCCATCGGCAGGGACCCAGGGCTGCTGTGCCTGGGCTCGGGGGAGG of the Streptomyces sp. NBC_00287 genome contains:
- a CDS encoding YceI family protein translates to MARTKWFFEPGHTAAEFRARHMMVSYVRGQLKNVHGVLEVDPDEPEKARVEATVDATQVYTGQPQRDAHLRSADFFDVEHHPTWTFVGSRIHQVSGTEFEVTGDLTVRGVTRPVTFDVTYLGQWNTPWWEEGRDLGPRLRAGFVATTRINRHDFGVSWNDVVDRGGVVVSPMVDVMVDVEAVLEAGETAA
- a CDS encoding MFS transporter, which gives rise to MTGTTEVLGGSSVVDDAARSVTRPFYVYAVLANSLFQRGVFVLFLYQRGFSAGQVALLQTLLYLVSGLAELPTGVIADRIGRRASIVIGQVLIAGCLLGQVAFSNYWVFLALFIGQGVGMACVSGSDTALLYDLLVRRGATAGYVKIKSRFTMFGTVTSGAAIVLGGQLQQISWGVVYVGSAACLVLAVVVLMSRVPEIRGADAVDEQDGAEEAHGDATAWRAMLRVATPALVTLVVVSGLMHATLTPYIIFTQKTLSDQGAGTALVSVVISAGFFAGGLTPLLSDRANRRIGYRGIVPVSLMTLAVALGLSGLGLVWVTIAAFLVLVGIPEIAAVIVDNVFNEAVPSRHRASLLSMIAFVESALIGIGYLVVGALMDGLGSSVGMATYAAVPLLACLLWLPVLFRGARVTTEFEKPAGQKA
- a CDS encoding DODA-type extradiol aromatic ring-opening family dioxygenase, with protein sequence MPSLFISHGAPFTLDDPQWLDDLFTWAQSLPKPRAIVIISAHWEDAPAAISGAAAGTPLHYDFSGFHPRYKTLPYATPDATDLARRLAATLSPATTVHEHPDRGLDHGAFIPLMAMYPAADVPVVQLSMPSLDPAALLEFGARLRSLRDEGILVIGSGFMTHSFAVFRRPDLAAYTKAFDEWAVDALGRGDVDALTDYLRKAPGASVAHPTADHYVPLLAAVGAASDPSSATSTIDRMIMGNSTRSVQLN
- a CDS encoding alpha/beta hydrolase, producing the protein MTDPAAARPVLEPAAQAFAEATANPPYLFDLGPVEGRKTVDDVQSGDIAKPDVDEEWVTVPGGPTGQVRARIVRPAGATGVLPVVIYIHGAGWVFGNAHTHDRLVRELAVGTGAAVVFPEYDLSPEARYPVAIEQNYAVARWIVTDGAAKGLDASRIAVAGDSVGGNMSAALTLMAKERGDVPLVQQVLFYPVTDAAFDTPSYHQFAEGYFLRRDAMQWFWDQYASDEKQRAEITASPLRASVEQLRDLPPALVITAEADVLRDEGEAYANQLRQAGVPVTAVRYQGIIHDFVMLNALRETHAAEAAINQAVATLRTALHSG
- a CDS encoding MarR family winged helix-turn-helix transcriptional regulator — encoded protein: MRQTAAEPTEGSLLLDDQLCFALYAASRAVTTRYRPLLDTLDLTYPQYLVMLVLWEQDSISVSDLGAALHLESSTLSPLLKRLEAGGLLRRERRPEDERSVAVRLTETGVKLQDKARTVPVAIGKAMGLTAEQDTAAKELLRLITANVTAH